A single Molothrus aeneus isolate 106 chromosome 9, BPBGC_Maene_1.0, whole genome shotgun sequence DNA region contains:
- the LOC136559906 gene encoding flavin-containing monooxygenase 5-like isoform X2 → MAARRVAVIGAGASGLCALKCCLDEGLEPTCFERSKDIGGLWRFEEHPEDGRASIYRSVIINTSKEMMCFSDFPIPEDFPNYMHNSKIMEYFRMYAQHFDLLRHIRFRTSVCRVSKRPDFASSGQWEVVTESEGKQEAAVFDAVLVCSGHHTNAHLPLSSFPGLEKFEGCYLHSRDYKNPQPFFGKRVVVVGIGNSGIDIAVELSHTAKQVFLSTRRGSWVLHRVADNGYPFDVSYASRFLHLIQNLVPKSILNSLMEWKLNARFDHTLYGLKPKHGVLDTHPTVNDDLPNRIISGRVRVKPNIQEFTETSAIFEDGTREDVDAIVFATGYSFSFPFLEGCVKVVENEIPLYKFMFPPDLEKPTLAFIGLIQPWGAIMPISELQSRLAIYVFKGLQGLPPPADMLAEITQTKQRMAERYVKSQRHTIQVDYIPYMDELALQLGVKPNLLSLFLTDPRLAMEVAFGPCTPYQYRLRGPGAWAGARAAILSQRQRVVSALQPRAARRPARPSALPHVLTVLFSIGMIVATLVYVSLSA, encoded by the exons ATGGCTGCTCGGAGAGTGGCCGTCATTGGTGCCGGCGCCTCCGGCCTGTGCGCCCTGAAATGCTGCCTggatgaggggctggagcccacCTGCTTTGAGAGGAGCAAGGACATCGGGGGGCTCTGGCGCTTCGAG GAGCACCCCGAGGACGGCCGTGCCAGCATCTACCGCTCCGTCATCATCAACACCTCCAAGGAGATGATGTGCTTCAGCGacttccccatccctgaggaCTTCCCCAACTACATGCACAACTCCAAGATCATGGAGTACTTCCGCATGTACGCCCAGCACTTCGACCTGCTCCGCCACATCCGCTTCAGG ACCAGCGTGTGCCGCGTGTCCAAGCGCCCCGACTTCGCCAGCAGCGGGCAGTGGGAGGTGGTGACGGAGAGCGAGGGGAAGCAGGAGGCGGCCGTCTTCGACGCCGTGCTGGTGTGCAGCGGGCACCACACCAACGCTCATCTccccctcagctccttcccag GGCTGGAGAAGTTTGAGGGCTGCTACCTGCACAGCCGGGACTACAAGAACCCTCAGCCTTTTTTTGGAAAACGAGTGGTCGTGGTTGGCATTGGGAATTCAGGCATCGATATCGCAGTGGAGCTGAGCCACACAGCCAAGCAG GTTTTCCTCAGCACCAGGCGTGGGTCCTGGGTGCTGCACCGGGTGGCAGACAATGGGTACCCCTTTGATGTCAGCTATGCCAGTCGCTTTCTGCACCTCATCCAGAACCTGGTGCCTAAAAGTATCCTGAATTCCTTAATGGAGTGGAAGCTGAATGCCCGCTTTGACCACACACTCTATGGCCTAAAGCCCAAGCATGG GGTCCTTGACACACACCCCACGGTCAACGATGACCTGCCCAACCGCATCATTTCGGGCAGGGTGCGGGTGAAGCCAAACATCCAGGAGTTCACAGAGACATCTGCCATCTTTGAGGATGGCACCAGGGAAGATGTCGATGCCATAGTTTTTGCCACAGGATACAGCTTCTCCTTCCCATTCCTCGAGGGCTGCGTGAAGGTGGTGGAGAACGAGATTCCCCTCTACAAATTCATGTTCCCCCCTGATCTGGAGAAGCCAACACTGGCTTTCATCGGCCtcatccagccctggggagccaTCATGCCCATCTCAGAGCTCCAGAGTCGCTTGGCCATCTACGTCTTCAAAG ggctgcagggcctgCCACCACCCGCCGACATGCTGGCCGAAATCACACAAACCAAGCAGAGAATGGCTGAGCG GTACGTGAAGAGCCAGCGGCACACCATCCAGGTGGATTACATCCCTTACATGGACGAGCTCGCCCTCCAGCTGGGGGTCAAGCCCAAcctgctctccctgttcctcacGGACCCCAGGCTGGCCATGGAGGTGGCCTTCGGTCCGTGCACGCCGTACCAGTACCGGCTGCGGGGCCCGGGTGCGTGGGCGGGAGCCAGGGCCGCCATCCTGAGCCAGCGGCAGCGCGTGGTCAGCGCCCTGCAGCCGcgggccgcccgccgccccgcccggcccagCGCCCTGCCCCACGTCCTCACGGTGCTCTTCAGCATCGGCATGATCGTGGCCACCCTCGTCTACGTCTCGCTCTCTGCTTAG
- the PRKAB2 gene encoding 5'-AMP-activated protein kinase subunit beta-2 isoform X2: MGNTTSERVSGERHGSKSQRSDGSGASHPAKEHPHKIMVGSTDDPSVFSSHDSKIPGDKEFVSWQPDLEEPVKPSQQARPTVIRWADGGKEVFISGSFNNWSTKIPLIKSHNDFVAILDLPEGEHQYKFFVDGQWVHDPSEPVVTSQMGTINNLIHVKKSDFEVFDALKVDSLESSETSDLSSSPPGPYGQEMYVYRPEERFKSPPILPPHLLQVILNKDTNISCDPALLPEPNHVMLNHLYALSIKDGVMVLSATHRYKKKYVTTLLYKPI, translated from the exons ATGGGGAACACCACCAGCGAGCGGGTGTCAGGGGAGCGCCATGGCTCCAAGTCCCAGCGCTCCGACGGCTCCGGTGCCTCCCACCCCGCCAAGGAGCACCCGCACAAGATCATGGTGGGCAGCACCGACGACCCCAGCGTCTTCAGCTCCCACGACTCCAAG ATTCCTGGGGACAAGGAGTTTGTGTCATGGCAGCCAGACCTGGAGGAGCCAGTGAAACCATCCCAACAGGCTCGTCCCACTGTCATACGCTGGGCTGATGGAGGCAAGGAGGTCTTCATCTCCGGATCCTTCAACAACTGGAGCACCAAGATCCCACTCATCAAGAG ccacaaTGACTTTGTTGCTATCCTGGACCTTCCAGAAGGAGAGCACCAGTACAAATTTTTTGTGGATGGCCAGTGGGTTCACGATCCATCGGAG CCTGTGGTTACCAGCCAGATGGGGACGATAAACAACCTCATCCACGTCAAGAAGTCTGACTTCGAGGTGTTTGATGCGTTGAAGGTGGATTCCCTGGAAAGCTCAGAAACCTCAG ATTTATCCAGCTCCCCACCGGGACCTTATGGCCAGGAGATGTACGTGTACCGGCCTGAAGAGCGCTTCAAATCCCCACCCATCCTCCCACCTCACCTCCTCCAGGTCATCCTCAACAAGGACACCAACATCTCG TgtgacccagccctgctgcccgaGCCCAACCACGTCATGCTCAATCACCTCTACGCACTCTCCATCAAG GATGGCGTGATGGTGCTCAGTGCCACGCACCGCTACAAGAAGAAGTACGTCACCACGCTGCTGTACAAGCCCATCTGA
- the PRKAB2 gene encoding 5'-AMP-activated protein kinase subunit beta-2 isoform X1, translating to MGNTTSERVSGERHGSKSQRSDGSGASHPAKEHPHKIMVGSTDDPSVFSSHDSKIPGDKEFVSWQPDLEEPVKPSQQARPTVIRWADGGKEVFISGSFNNWSTKIPLIKSHNDFVAILDLPEGEHQYKFFVDGQWVHDPSEPVVTSQMGTINNLIHVKKSDFEVFDALKVDSLESSETSGRDLSSSPPGPYGQEMYVYRPEERFKSPPILPPHLLQVILNKDTNISCDPALLPEPNHVMLNHLYALSIKDGVMVLSATHRYKKKYVTTLLYKPI from the exons ATGGGGAACACCACCAGCGAGCGGGTGTCAGGGGAGCGCCATGGCTCCAAGTCCCAGCGCTCCGACGGCTCCGGTGCCTCCCACCCCGCCAAGGAGCACCCGCACAAGATCATGGTGGGCAGCACCGACGACCCCAGCGTCTTCAGCTCCCACGACTCCAAG ATTCCTGGGGACAAGGAGTTTGTGTCATGGCAGCCAGACCTGGAGGAGCCAGTGAAACCATCCCAACAGGCTCGTCCCACTGTCATACGCTGGGCTGATGGAGGCAAGGAGGTCTTCATCTCCGGATCCTTCAACAACTGGAGCACCAAGATCCCACTCATCAAGAG ccacaaTGACTTTGTTGCTATCCTGGACCTTCCAGAAGGAGAGCACCAGTACAAATTTTTTGTGGATGGCCAGTGGGTTCACGATCCATCGGAG CCTGTGGTTACCAGCCAGATGGGGACGATAAACAACCTCATCCACGTCAAGAAGTCTGACTTCGAGGTGTTTGATGCGTTGAAGGTGGATTCCCTGGAAAGCTCAGAAACCTCAGGTCGGG ATTTATCCAGCTCCCCACCGGGACCTTATGGCCAGGAGATGTACGTGTACCGGCCTGAAGAGCGCTTCAAATCCCCACCCATCCTCCCACCTCACCTCCTCCAGGTCATCCTCAACAAGGACACCAACATCTCG TgtgacccagccctgctgcccgaGCCCAACCACGTCATGCTCAATCACCTCTACGCACTCTCCATCAAG GATGGCGTGATGGTGCTCAGTGCCACGCACCGCTACAAGAAGAAGTACGTCACCACGCTGCTGTACAAGCCCATCTGA
- the LOC136559907 gene encoding flavin-containing monooxygenase 5-like encodes MAKKVAIIGGGSSGLCAIKACLQEGLQPVCFERTGDIGGLWRFEEHPEDGRASIYRSVIINTSKEMMCFSDFPIPEDFPNYMHNSKIMEYFRMYAQHFDLLRHIRFRTSVCRVSKRPDFASSGQWEVVTESEGKQEAAVFDAVLVCSGHHTNAHLPLSSFPGIEKFKGHYLHSRDYKDAQAFTDKRVVVIGIGNSGSDLAVEISQTAQQVFLSTRRGAWIFNRVGDQGYPIDTILTTRLKTFLQGLLSSSITCDYMEKKLNARFDHSRYGLKPKHRVFQQHPTVNDDLPNRIISGRVRVKPNIQEFTETSANFEDGTREDVDAIVFATGYSFSFPFLEGCVKVVENEIPLYKFMFPPDLEKPTLAFIGLIQPLGAIMPISELQSRWATRVFKGLNELPLQHDMEADIEQKKEAMAKRYVKSQRHTIQVDYIPYMDELAHQLGVKPNLLSLFLMDPRLAMEVAFGPCTPYQYRLRGPGAWEGAREAILTQQQRILKPLQTRPVEESTSAPAMPLIFKLIGAVAILAAIFAYL; translated from the exons ATGGCAAAGAAAGTGGCCATCATCGGCGGGGGCAGCAGCGGGCTGTGCGCCATCAAAGCCTgcctgcaggaggggctgcagcccgtCTGCTTCGAGAGGACCGGCGACATCGGAGGCCTCTGGAGGTTTGAG GAGCACCCCGAGGACGGCCGTGCCAGCATCTACCGCTCCGTCATCATCAACACCTCCAAGGAGATGATGTGCTTCAGCGacttccccatccctgaggaCTTCCCCAACTACATGCACAACTCCAAGATCATGGAGTACTTCCGCATGTACGCCCAGCACTTCGACCTGCTCCGCCACATCCGCTTCAGG ACCAGCGTGTGCCGCGTGTCCAAGCGCCCCGACTTCGCCAGCAGCGGGCAGTGGGAGGTGGTGACGGAGAGCGAGGGGAAGCAGGAGGCGGCCGTCTTCGACGCCGTGCTGGTGTGCAGCGGGCATCACACCAACGCTCATCTccccctcagctccttcccag GAATTGAGAAGTTCAAGGGCCACTATCTCCACAGCCGAGACTACAAGGATGCTCAGGCTTTCACAGACAAAAGAGTTGTTGTCATCGGGATTGGGAATTCAGGGTCAGACCTGGCTGTGGAGATCAGCCAAACAGCCCAGCAG GTGTTCCTCAGCACCCGCCGGGGTGCCTGGATCTTCAACCGCGTTGGAGATCAGGGCTACCCCATCGACACCATCTTAACCACCCGCCTGAAGAcattcctgcaggggctgctcagctcATCCATCACATGCGACTACATGGAGAAGAAGCTGAATGCCAGGTTTGATCACTCACGTTACGGCCTCAAGCCAAAGCACAG GGTCTTTCAACAGCACCCCACTGTCAACGATGATCTGCCCAACCGCATCATTTCGGGCAGGGTGCGGGTGAAGCCAAACATCCAGGAGTTCACAGAGACATCTGCCAACTTTGAGGATGGCACCAGGGAAGATGTCGATGCCATAGTTTTTGCCACAGGATACAGCTTCTCCTTCCCATTCCTCGAGGGCTGCGTGAAGGTGGTGGAGAATGAGATTCCCCTCTACAAATTCATGTTCCCCCCTGATCTGGAGAAGCCAACACTGGCTTTCATCGGCCTCATCCAGCCCCTAGGAGCCATCATGCCCATCTCAGAGCTCCAGAGTCGCTGGGCCACCCGTGTCTTCAAAG GGCTGAAcgagctgcccctgcagcacgACATGGAGGCTGACATTGAGCAGAAGAAAGAAGCGATGGCAAAGCG gTACGTGAAGAGCCAGCGGCACACCATCCAGGTGGATTACATCCCTTACATGGACGAGCTCGCCCACCAGCTGGGGGTCAAGCCCAAcctgctctccctgttcctcatGGACCCCAGGCTGGCCATGGAGGTGGCCTTCGGTCCGTGCACGCCGTACCAGTACCGGCTGCGGGGCCCGGGCGCGTGGGAGGGTGCCAGGGAAGCCAtcctcacccagcagcagcgCATCCTCAAGCCCCTGCAGACACGACCCGTGGAAGAGAGCacctcagcccctgccatgcCCCTCATCTTCAAGCTGATCGGGGCCGTGGCCATCCTGGCAGCCATTTTTGCTTACTTGTAG
- the LOC136559906 gene encoding flavin-containing monooxygenase 5-like isoform X1, whose translation MHCLIGARSGSGESEAQDHHDPLSPLPGSHQSRDTALVFGVGGLNHRRVAGWRDGCYNSLWLNPAPMGDVPGGTGRWPIVPRAALSCAPLPQEHPEDGRASIYRSVIINTSKEMMCFSDFPIPEDFPNYMHNSKIMEYFRMYAQHFDLLRHIRFRTSVCRVSKRPDFASSGQWEVVTESEGKQEAAVFDAVLVCSGHHTNAHLPLSSFPGLEKFEGCYLHSRDYKNPQPFFGKRVVVVGIGNSGIDIAVELSHTAKQVFLSTRRGSWVLHRVADNGYPFDVSYASRFLHLIQNLVPKSILNSLMEWKLNARFDHTLYGLKPKHGVLDTHPTVNDDLPNRIISGRVRVKPNIQEFTETSAIFEDGTREDVDAIVFATGYSFSFPFLEGCVKVVENEIPLYKFMFPPDLEKPTLAFIGLIQPWGAIMPISELQSRLAIYVFKGLQGLPPPADMLAEITQTKQRMAERYVKSQRHTIQVDYIPYMDELALQLGVKPNLLSLFLTDPRLAMEVAFGPCTPYQYRLRGPGAWAGARAAILSQRQRVVSALQPRAARRPARPSALPHVLTVLFSIGMIVATLVYVSLSA comes from the exons ATGCACTGCCTCATAGGGGCAAGGAGTGGAAGTGGGGAATCTGAGGCACAAGACCACCATGACCCACTGTCACCACTGCCTGGCTCCCACCAGTCCAGAGATACAGccctggtttttggggtggggggtcTCAACCACAGGAGAGTTGCTGGGTGGAGGGATGGGTGCTACAACAGCCTGTGGCTTAATCCTGCACCCATGGGGGACGTGCCAGGCGGGACAGGCAGGTGGCCCATCGTTCCCCGGGCAGCGCTGAGCTGTGCCCCCCTCCCACAGGAGCACCCCGAGGACGGCCGTGCCAGCATCTACCGCTCCGTCATCATCAACACCTCCAAGGAGATGATGTGCTTCAGCGacttccccatccctgaggaCTTCCCCAACTACATGCACAACTCCAAGATCATGGAGTACTTCCGCATGTACGCCCAGCACTTCGACCTGCTCCGCCACATCCGCTTCAGG ACCAGCGTGTGCCGCGTGTCCAAGCGCCCCGACTTCGCCAGCAGCGGGCAGTGGGAGGTGGTGACGGAGAGCGAGGGGAAGCAGGAGGCGGCCGTCTTCGACGCCGTGCTGGTGTGCAGCGGGCACCACACCAACGCTCATCTccccctcagctccttcccag GGCTGGAGAAGTTTGAGGGCTGCTACCTGCACAGCCGGGACTACAAGAACCCTCAGCCTTTTTTTGGAAAACGAGTGGTCGTGGTTGGCATTGGGAATTCAGGCATCGATATCGCAGTGGAGCTGAGCCACACAGCCAAGCAG GTTTTCCTCAGCACCAGGCGTGGGTCCTGGGTGCTGCACCGGGTGGCAGACAATGGGTACCCCTTTGATGTCAGCTATGCCAGTCGCTTTCTGCACCTCATCCAGAACCTGGTGCCTAAAAGTATCCTGAATTCCTTAATGGAGTGGAAGCTGAATGCCCGCTTTGACCACACACTCTATGGCCTAAAGCCCAAGCATGG GGTCCTTGACACACACCCCACGGTCAACGATGACCTGCCCAACCGCATCATTTCGGGCAGGGTGCGGGTGAAGCCAAACATCCAGGAGTTCACAGAGACATCTGCCATCTTTGAGGATGGCACCAGGGAAGATGTCGATGCCATAGTTTTTGCCACAGGATACAGCTTCTCCTTCCCATTCCTCGAGGGCTGCGTGAAGGTGGTGGAGAACGAGATTCCCCTCTACAAATTCATGTTCCCCCCTGATCTGGAGAAGCCAACACTGGCTTTCATCGGCCtcatccagccctggggagccaTCATGCCCATCTCAGAGCTCCAGAGTCGCTTGGCCATCTACGTCTTCAAAG ggctgcagggcctgCCACCACCCGCCGACATGCTGGCCGAAATCACACAAACCAAGCAGAGAATGGCTGAGCG GTACGTGAAGAGCCAGCGGCACACCATCCAGGTGGATTACATCCCTTACATGGACGAGCTCGCCCTCCAGCTGGGGGTCAAGCCCAAcctgctctccctgttcctcacGGACCCCAGGCTGGCCATGGAGGTGGCCTTCGGTCCGTGCACGCCGTACCAGTACCGGCTGCGGGGCCCGGGTGCGTGGGCGGGAGCCAGGGCCGCCATCCTGAGCCAGCGGCAGCGCGTGGTCAGCGCCCTGCAGCCGcgggccgcccgccgccccgcccggcccagCGCCCTGCCCCACGTCCTCACGGTGCTCTTCAGCATCGGCATGATCGTGGCCACCCTCGTCTACGTCTCGCTCTCTGCTTAG